A single window of Polaribacter sp. SA4-10 DNA harbors:
- a CDS encoding triple tyrosine motif-containing protein, whose translation MNTTKLKVVLICLVFFSKLVIIGQELPPVNVFTTKQYGAEKQNWAISQAENKFIYVANNKGLLEYNGANWQLYETPNETIMRSVRVVGDNIFTGFYMDFGFWKKNNFGSLEYTSIVKNKNIKMLEDEHVWNILELDGWVLFKSLERIYLYNLETNVIKIINADNKITKISKIDDVIYFQELNKGIFKIENGIPKLISENKILKENIVVEIFKKEDTLLFLTQKKGFFFLRENRVVNWVTPSDANILNKTIYSAKQLKNKDFVLGTISDGIIYLNNNGEINYKINHVSGLSNNTVLSVFEDIDDNIWLGLDNGINTINNTSPLKISSNKNHFLGTVYTSIVFDNTLYLGTNQGLFFQKMDTDMPFKLIENTEGQVWNLIQIDNSLFCGHDSGIFIIDKEKANKISNIQGVWDVKKLNETTLILGSYDGLYVLTRAFNNWKIANKIKGFTNSSRYFVIEDKFKIFVNHEYKGIFKLTIDKNYQNVINISKEESIKRGTATSLIKYKQDIFYASKKGIFKYNKPKDTFVIDTIYSKLISNENFSSARLIYNAVNDKLWSFSKQDVKFLTSGKLSSKPIIKSIPISESSPKGATGFENIIHFKNKKQLIGTSDGYITLDLNKIKEPKDFIIGINKINSFKLGQPKNRINLSQKIEFENKENNIEFSYSVTNYNKILTSKYQYQLLGQKKQWSIPSESNSILFENISYGDYTFKVRGIVGNKLSTNEAVFSFRIHKPWYLSNFMVTIYVLLYLLLFYLIHNITKRYYRRQREKLLENAKKELDIKELESSQKIIKLNNDKLRSDIESKNRELASSTMSIIKKNEFLNTIKTELIKGGEMNIVKVVRIIDKDLNNTDDWAMFQEAFNNADKKFLKKVKSKHPELTPNDLRLCAYLRLNLSSKEIAPLLNISPRSVEVKRYRLRKKMGLPHDSNLTNYILEI comes from the coding sequence TTGAATACAACAAAATTAAAAGTAGTATTAATCTGTTTAGTTTTTTTTTCTAAACTCGTAATAATCGGACAAGAGTTGCCTCCTGTAAATGTTTTTACAACAAAGCAATATGGAGCAGAGAAGCAAAATTGGGCTATTTCTCAAGCTGAGAATAAATTTATTTATGTAGCTAATAATAAAGGTTTATTGGAGTATAATGGTGCTAATTGGCAACTTTATGAGACACCCAATGAAACAATAATGAGATCTGTAAGAGTTGTTGGGGATAATATATTCACAGGGTTTTATATGGATTTTGGGTTTTGGAAGAAAAATAATTTTGGAAGCTTAGAATACACGTCTATTGTAAAAAACAAGAATATAAAAATGCTTGAAGATGAGCATGTTTGGAATATCTTAGAATTAGATGGTTGGGTACTTTTTAAATCCTTAGAGAGAATTTATTTATATAATTTAGAAACGAATGTTATAAAGATTATTAATGCAGATAATAAAATAACTAAAATTTCTAAAATTGATGATGTTATCTACTTTCAAGAATTAAATAAAGGAATTTTTAAGATTGAAAATGGTATTCCAAAATTAATTTCAGAGAATAAGATCTTAAAAGAAAACATAGTAGTTGAAATTTTTAAAAAAGAGGATACTCTTTTATTTTTAACTCAAAAGAAGGGCTTTTTCTTTTTAAGAGAGAATAGGGTTGTTAATTGGGTTACACCTTCAGATGCAAACATTCTTAATAAAACAATCTATAGTGCAAAACAATTAAAAAATAAAGACTTTGTTCTTGGAACAATATCAGATGGTATTATCTATTTGAATAATAATGGGGAAATAAATTATAAAATTAATCATGTTTCAGGTTTAAGTAACAATACTGTGTTATCAGTTTTTGAAGATATCGATGATAATATATGGTTAGGTTTAGATAATGGAATAAACACTATTAATAATACATCACCGCTTAAAATAAGTAGCAATAAGAACCACTTTCTAGGAACTGTATACACCTCTATTGTTTTCGATAACACCTTGTATTTAGGAACTAATCAAGGATTGTTTTTTCAAAAAATGGACACAGATATGCCATTTAAACTTATTGAAAATACAGAAGGACAAGTTTGGAATTTAATACAGATTGATAATTCTCTTTTTTGTGGTCATGATTCTGGTATTTTTATAATAGATAAAGAAAAAGCGAATAAAATATCTAATATTCAAGGTGTTTGGGATGTTAAAAAATTAAACGAAACTACTTTAATTTTAGGTAGTTATGATGGATTATATGTTTTAACGAGGGCGTTTAATAATTGGAAAATTGCTAATAAAATAAAAGGATTTACGAACTCTAGTAGGTATTTTGTAATTGAAGATAAATTCAAAATTTTTGTAAATCACGAATACAAAGGAATTTTTAAATTAACTATAGATAAAAACTACCAGAATGTAATTAATATAAGTAAAGAAGAGTCGATAAAAAGAGGTACTGCTACTAGTTTAATTAAGTATAAACAGGATATTTTTTATGCTAGTAAAAAGGGTATATTTAAATATAATAAGCCAAAAGATACTTTTGTTATTGATACTATTTATAGTAAGTTAATTTCTAATGAAAATTTTTCTTCTGCAAGACTAATTTATAATGCTGTAAATGATAAATTATGGTCTTTTTCTAAGCAAGATGTAAAATTTTTAACTTCTGGTAAATTAAGTTCGAAACCAATTATAAAAAGTATCCCAATTTCAGAATCTTCGCCAAAAGGGGCCACGGGTTTTGAGAATATTATCCATTTTAAAAATAAGAAACAACTTATAGGTACTTCAGATGGTTATATAACTTTAGACTTAAATAAGATTAAAGAACCTAAAGACTTTATTATAGGGATTAATAAAATTAATAGTTTTAAACTAGGTCAACCTAAAAATCGAATTAATTTATCACAAAAAATTGAATTTGAAAATAAAGAAAATAATATTGAGTTTTCTTATAGTGTAACTAATTACAATAAAATTTTAACTTCTAAATATCAATATCAATTATTAGGTCAGAAGAAGCAATGGAGTATTCCATCTGAATCAAATTCTATACTATTTGAAAATATATCTTATGGAGATTATACTTTTAAAGTAAGGGGTATTGTAGGTAATAAGTTAAGTACTAATGAAGCTGTCTTTAGTTTTAGAATTCATAAACCTTGGTACCTTTCTAATTTTATGGTTACCATTTATGTTTTATTGTACTTATTACTTTTTTACTTGATACATAATATTACTAAAAGATATTATAGAAGACAAAGAGAGAAGTTGTTAGAAAATGCAAAAAAAGAGTTAGATATTAAAGAATTAGAGAGTTCACAAAAAATTATTAAATTAAATAATGATAAGTTAAGAAGTGATATAGAAAGTAAGAATAGAGAATTGGCTTCTTCTACAATGAGTATAATTAAAAAGAATGAGTTTTTAAATACCATAAAAACAGAGTTGATAAAAGGAGGTGAAATGAATATTGTAAAAGTTGTTAGAATTATTGATAAAGACTTAAACAATACAGATGATTGGGCTATGTTTCAAGAAGCTTTTAACAATGCTGATAAAAAATTCTTAAAAAAGGTAAAATCGAAACACCCAGAACTAACTCCAAATGATTTAAGACTCTGTGCATACCTTAGATTAAATCTATCTTCAAAGGAGATAGCTCCTTTGCTTAATATTTCTCCAAGAAGTGTAGAGGTTAAGAGGTACAGGTTAAGAAAAAAAATGGGCTTACCTCATGACTCTAACTTAACAAATTACATCTTAGAAATATAA